A window of Gouania willdenowi unplaced genomic scaffold, fGouWil2.1 scaffold_51_arrow_ctg1, whole genome shotgun sequence contains these coding sequences:
- the LOC114460566 gene encoding 7SK snRNA methylphosphate capping enzyme-like isoform X1, with protein sequence MQCLTFDLHRCQQLCNATPPQKNKRRYLHGNHLCYYGYQGCYGSRWEGRVGAEPDPRLHLLQAAWFKDRTVLDIGCGAGHMTLAVARRFGPAHILGLDIDGKLIHAANQNVRHFMSHDLVVEERRRSLNEAQPPSLLGAGPHLKPLPLSLRIARGPLSAPPLLSANSTHSFPHNITFIQGNYLSQEEAWPGRGLYDVILCLGVTKYVQLQSGDLGLVTLFKRAYQSLSPGGLLILEPQPWSSYRHRRRVSEAAFHHHSALKLRPQQFTSYLTDNVGFSSYTLLTHTGNNRPIYLFNKGPAHRK encoded by the exons ATGCAGtgcttgacctttgaccttcacAGATGCCAACAGCTCTGTAATGCCACACCACCACAGAAGAACAAACGCCGCTACCTGCATGGCAACCACCTCTGTTACTACGGTTACCAGGGTTGCTACGGTAGCCGGTGGGAGGGACGTGTGGGGGCGGAGCCGGACCCCAGACTCCACCTCCTGCAGGCCGCTTGGTTCAAAGACAGAACAGTGCTGGACATTGGCTGCGGCGCCGGTCACATGACACTGGCTGTGGCTCGCAGGTTTGGCCCCGCCCACATTCTGGGATTGGACATTGATGGGAAGCTCATCCATGCAGCAAATCAAAACGTTAGACACTTcatgtcacatgacctggtggtGGAGgagaggaggcggagcttaaATGAAGCCCAGCCACCTTCACTgttgggggcggggccacacttgaagcccctccctctctccctTAGGATAGCTCGAGGTCCGCTCTCTGCTCCGCCCCTTTTATCTGCTAACTCCACTCACAGCTTTCCTCACAACATCACCTTCATACAG GGCAACTACCTGTCACAGGAGGAGGCGTGGCCTGGGCGGGGCCTGTATGATGTCATCTTGTGTCTGGGTGTGACTAAGTACGTTCAGCTCCAATCAGGTGACCTCGGCCTGGTGACGCTGTTCAAACGGGCCTATCAGAGCCTGTCGCCGGGTGGATTACTCATCCTGGAGCCTCAGCCGTGGAGCAGCTACAGACACAGGAGGAGGGTGTCg gAAGCAGCGTTTCATCATCACTCTGCTCTGAAGCTCCGCCCCCAACAGTTCACCTCATACCTGACAGACAACGTTGGATTCTCCTCCTACacactgctcacacacacag GTAATAATCGACCAATCTACCTGTTCAACAAAGGCCCCGCCCACAGGAAGTGA
- the LOC114460566 gene encoding 7SK snRNA methylphosphate capping enzyme-like isoform X2 has product MMGEAKAHGCQQLCNATPPQKNKRRYLHGNHLCYYGYQGCYGSRWEGRVGAEPDPRLHLLQAAWFKDRTVLDIGCGAGHMTLAVARRFGPAHILGLDIDGKLIHAANQNVRHFMSHDLVVEERRRSLNEAQPPSLLGAGPHLKPLPLSLRIARGPLSAPPLLSANSTHSFPHNITFIQGNYLSQEEAWPGRGLYDVILCLGVTKYVQLQSGDLGLVTLFKRAYQSLSPGGLLILEPQPWSSYRHRRRVSEAAFHHHSALKLRPQQFTSYLTDNVGFSSYTLLTHTGNNRPIYLFNKGPAHRK; this is encoded by the exons ATGATGGGAGAAGCAAAGGCTCATGG ATGCCAACAGCTCTGTAATGCCACACCACCACAGAAGAACAAACGCCGCTACCTGCATGGCAACCACCTCTGTTACTACGGTTACCAGGGTTGCTACGGTAGCCGGTGGGAGGGACGTGTGGGGGCGGAGCCGGACCCCAGACTCCACCTCCTGCAGGCCGCTTGGTTCAAAGACAGAACAGTGCTGGACATTGGCTGCGGCGCCGGTCACATGACACTGGCTGTGGCTCGCAGGTTTGGCCCCGCCCACATTCTGGGATTGGACATTGATGGGAAGCTCATCCATGCAGCAAATCAAAACGTTAGACACTTcatgtcacatgacctggtggtGGAGgagaggaggcggagcttaaATGAAGCCCAGCCACCTTCACTgttgggggcggggccacacttgaagcccctccctctctccctTAGGATAGCTCGAGGTCCGCTCTCTGCTCCGCCCCTTTTATCTGCTAACTCCACTCACAGCTTTCCTCACAACATCACCTTCATACAG GGCAACTACCTGTCACAGGAGGAGGCGTGGCCTGGGCGGGGCCTGTATGATGTCATCTTGTGTCTGGGTGTGACTAAGTACGTTCAGCTCCAATCAGGTGACCTCGGCCTGGTGACGCTGTTCAAACGGGCCTATCAGAGCCTGTCGCCGGGTGGATTACTCATCCTGGAGCCTCAGCCGTGGAGCAGCTACAGACACAGGAGGAGGGTGTCg gAAGCAGCGTTTCATCATCACTCTGCTCTGAAGCTCCGCCCCCAACAGTTCACCTCATACCTGACAGACAACGTTGGATTCTCCTCCTACacactgctcacacacacag GTAATAATCGACCAATCTACCTGTTCAACAAAGGCCCCGCCCACAGGAAGTGA